Proteins from a genomic interval of Deltaproteobacteria bacterium RBG_16_64_85:
- a CDS encoding phospho-N-acetylmuramoyl-pentapeptide-transferase, which yields MLYHLLYPLHADYSFFNVFRYITFRTIYAAITALLLCFVIGPWLIRELGSHQIGQTIRRDGPERHLAKEGTPTMGGLLIVLATVIPTLLWANLGNPYIWIAVFVTVGFGAIGFADDYKKVIRKDSKGLSPRKKFLCQLALAGVAATLIYLDIGIQPKVSIPFFKKLNPSLGAFYIPFIILVIVGASNAVNLTDGLDGLAIGPSIIAAGTYMLFAYLAGHIKIANYLQIPYVPGAGELTIFCGAMAGAGIGFLWYNTYPASVFMGDTGSLSIGAALGVVAVMVKQEIVLALVGGVFVMEALSVILQVYSYKTTRKRIFRMAPVHHHFELKGWAEPKIIVRFWIISIILALLAISTLKIR from the coding sequence ATGCTGTATCACCTTCTCTACCCACTGCACGCGGACTACTCCTTCTTCAACGTATTCCGCTACATCACCTTCCGCACCATCTACGCTGCGATCACCGCGCTCCTGCTGTGTTTCGTCATCGGCCCCTGGCTCATCCGGGAACTGGGCTCGCATCAGATCGGGCAGACCATCCGGCGCGACGGCCCGGAGCGGCATCTGGCGAAGGAGGGAACGCCCACGATGGGAGGGCTGCTCATCGTCCTCGCCACCGTGATCCCGACTCTTCTTTGGGCCAACCTGGGGAATCCCTACATCTGGATCGCGGTGTTCGTGACGGTGGGATTCGGGGCGATCGGATTCGCCGACGACTACAAGAAGGTCATCCGGAAGGACTCCAAGGGGCTCTCTCCACGGAAGAAGTTCCTCTGCCAGTTGGCCCTCGCGGGAGTGGCGGCGACGCTCATCTACCTGGACATCGGGATCCAGCCCAAGGTGAGCATCCCGTTCTTCAAGAAGCTCAATCCCAGCCTGGGTGCGTTCTACATCCCGTTCATCATCCTGGTGATCGTGGGGGCGTCCAACGCCGTCAACCTGACGGACGGCCTCGACGGGCTCGCCATCGGGCCGTCGATCATCGCGGCCGGCACCTACATGCTGTTCGCGTACCTGGCGGGGCACATCAAGATCGCCAACTACCTGCAGATCCCGTACGTGCCGGGGGCGGGGGAGCTGACCATCTTCTGTGGGGCGATGGCGGGCGCCGGGATCGGGTTCCTCTGGTACAACACCTACCCGGCCTCGGTGTTCATGGGGGACACGGGCTCCCTCTCCATCGGGGCGGCACTGGGGGTGGTGGCCGTCATGGTGAAGCAGGAGATCGTCCTGGCGCTGGTCGGCGGGGTGTTCGTCATGGAGGCGCTCTCGGTGATCCTGCAGGTGTACTCCTACAAGACGACGCGGAAACGGATCTTCCGCATGGCCCCCGTCCACCATCATTTCGAGCTGAAGGGGTGGGCGGAGCCGAAGATCATCGTGCGGTTCTGGATCATCTCGATCATCCTGGCGCTGCTGGCGATCAGCACGCTCAAGATCCGGTGA